A region of Fibrobacter succinogenes subsp. succinogenes S85 DNA encodes the following proteins:
- a CDS encoding fibrobacter succinogenes major paralogous domain-containing protein: MYKLILLMLCFILFVTSCSEDNTTNTISNGVVSFSSNEIPECSSGSVGKIFLKDDTKELLLCTKNGWTPVAAKEISHKDTVVSKSDTTIVEKGSVKTETVESCAVQYDSSDVHLVKLDCGSFTVVAEAESNRERVIVPGKDLVDERDSAIYRTVVVGSQTWMRDNLRLDVEGSSCAWDSCGKYSREYTWALAMTSCPKGTHLPSKDEFKILFDYVDAINGDTPIGMDLRSRVYIGDYRDHGLDFFGFDAQGSTAYGAAEYWTSDEIDDDVAVYVYIRDPYFFTDEEKTDSYPVRCILD, encoded by the coding sequence ATGTATAAATTAATTTTATTGATGCTTTGTTTTATATTATTTGTAACCTCATGCTCGGAAGATAATACGACAAATACGATTTCTAATGGCGTAGTTTCTTTTTCTTCGAATGAAATTCCTGAATGCTCGTCTGGTTCTGTCGGTAAAATATTTTTAAAAGATGATACAAAAGAGTTGCTTCTTTGTACGAAGAATGGATGGACTCCCGTGGCTGCGAAAGAAATTTCGCATAAGGATACTGTAGTTTCTAAGTCCGATACGACGATTGTCGAAAAAGGTTCCGTAAAAACGGAAACGGTTGAATCTTGTGCCGTACAGTATGATTCATCGGACGTGCATCTCGTTAAACTTGACTGTGGATCATTCACGGTTGTTGCTGAGGCCGAGAGTAATCGCGAGAGGGTTATAGTTCCTGGAAAGGACTTAGTAGATGAACGAGATTCCGCAATATATAGAACGGTTGTTGTGGGGTCTCAAACATGGATGAGAGATAACCTTCGCTTAGATGTTGAAGGGAGCTCGTGTGCTTGGGATTCTTGCGGTAAATATTCTAGGGAATATACGTGGGCTTTAGCCATGACTTCTTGCCCTAAGGGAACGCATTTGCCGAGTAAGGATGAGTTTAAAATATTATTTGATTATGTAGATGCCATCAATGGAGACACGCCTATCGGCATGGATTTGCGTTCAAGAGTTTATATTGGTGACTATCGCGACCATGGCCTTGATTTCTTTGGTTTTGACGCTCAGGGTTCAACTGCATATGGAGCTGCGGAATATTGGACATCAGATGAAATTGACGATGATGTGGCTGTATATGTTTATATCCGGGATCCCTATTTTTTCACAGATGAAGAGAAAACAGACTCTTATCCGGTTCGGTGTATATTGGATTAA
- a CDS encoding carbohydrate-binding protein has translation MNMKRLAALGLFAGFGVSAFADNPISSYHYLADPSCASDGDTFYILTDVDDYNNQTNWNYDIVGLYAFTSEDMKNWTDHGMIFRSRREFGNYPNNTWASGIAVKNGKVYIVYPDGASGVGMITAPAIDGPYTDPVKETHGVNRIAGGGSLIGSCDGIAHCFDPGILIDDDGKGYVIFGGGESSSRPYGNNFDIISFTESNGKITFDKNSLKKVSLPNSFEAPYLHKKGNIYYLSFNNRSQIIDYGMSNNIWGPYTFVGTVIPGIGSVPDAHGEGGNNHQGFAPFKDKWYAVYHDRRLVTSDNHPAATTQQGVRSENPNYENHRSVSIDELTWNGDKMNKLTFTREGPKQIKNFDPYKTYKATTSSKQMNIRSRTDWTKGQPVKHVLLPLTSRSESWIRVTGVDFGKGAENLRIKAANVGEGNKIEIHTGSATGTLAGTCELAKTANNMTFVDNDCAMKGLTGVVDQVFFVFKNNGKDSTMGVLEWEFQGTKREPEPQTPFGGKAWAIPGKIEMENFDEPGYGAGNDSYADNDSDDHGAESNGGKSYREGTGVDIYKKATGYVVGYNQTDEWLEYTVDVAAEGDYTMFAAVASANATSSFKLSIDGDDITESVAIPKNDGEENYDDYSKVKANVKLPAGKHILRFTVTGDWMDIDYIQFASGKDAKDPDEGGEVAIRQKIRMNAIAAATYDVFDLTGKKVSSFTAHSMDEAKNMLRGGAQANMQGVCIIRNRGTGMMAKVRTTR, from the coding sequence ATGAACATGAAACGTTTGGCTGCACTGGGCTTATTTGCGGGCTTTGGTGTAAGTGCATTTGCTGACAACCCTATTTCTAGCTATCACTATCTGGCGGACCCTTCCTGCGCCTCTGATGGTGATACCTTCTACATCTTGACCGATGTGGATGACTATAACAACCAGACGAACTGGAACTACGATATTGTCGGCCTTTACGCCTTCACGTCTGAAGACATGAAGAACTGGACTGATCACGGCATGATTTTCCGCTCTAGGCGTGAATTCGGGAACTATCCGAACAACACCTGGGCTTCGGGCATTGCCGTGAAAAACGGCAAGGTTTACATTGTTTACCCTGATGGTGCAAGCGGCGTGGGCATGATTACGGCCCCGGCTATCGATGGTCCTTATACCGACCCGGTTAAGGAAACTCATGGTGTCAATAGAATTGCAGGTGGCGGTAGCTTGATTGGTAGTTGCGACGGCATTGCTCACTGCTTTGACCCGGGCATCTTGATTGATGACGATGGTAAGGGTTACGTGATTTTTGGTGGTGGCGAAAGCTCTAGCCGCCCCTATGGCAACAACTTTGACATTATCAGCTTTACCGAAAGCAATGGCAAGATTACTTTTGACAAGAATTCCCTGAAGAAGGTCTCTTTGCCGAACTCCTTCGAAGCTCCTTACTTGCACAAGAAGGGGAACATTTATTACTTGAGCTTCAACAACCGTAGCCAGATTATTGACTATGGTATGTCCAACAATATTTGGGGTCCGTATACCTTTGTGGGTACGGTCATTCCGGGAATTGGCTCTGTGCCTGATGCTCATGGCGAAGGTGGTAACAACCACCAGGGCTTTGCTCCGTTCAAGGACAAGTGGTATGCTGTGTACCACGACCGTCGCTTGGTGACGTCGGATAACCATCCGGCTGCAACGACGCAGCAGGGCGTGCGTTCCGAAAATCCGAACTACGAAAACCACAGAAGCGTGTCCATCGATGAACTCACCTGGAATGGCGACAAGATGAACAAGCTCACCTTCACCCGCGAAGGACCGAAGCAAATCAAGAACTTTGATCCGTACAAGACATACAAGGCAACGACGAGTTCCAAGCAGATGAACATCCGTAGCCGTACCGACTGGACCAAGGGTCAGCCGGTGAAGCACGTGCTCTTGCCGCTTACGAGCCGTAGCGAATCCTGGATCCGCGTGACTGGTGTGGACTTCGGTAAAGGTGCTGAAAACCTCCGCATCAAGGCCGCAAACGTAGGTGAAGGTAACAAGATTGAAATCCATACGGGTAGCGCGACGGGTACCCTTGCCGGTACTTGCGAACTTGCAAAGACCGCCAATAACATGACCTTCGTGGATAACGATTGCGCAATGAAGGGCCTTACGGGCGTTGTCGACCAGGTGTTCTTCGTGTTCAAGAATAATGGCAAGGATTCTACCATGGGGGTTCTCGAATGGGAATTCCAGGGCACGAAGCGCGAACCTGAACCGCAGACTCCGTTTGGCGGCAAGGCTTGGGCAATCCCGGGCAAGATTGAAATGGAAAACTTCGATGAACCGGGCTACGGCGCTGGTAACGATTCTTACGCTGATAACGATTCTGATGACCACGGTGCCGAAAGCAATGGTGGCAAGAGTTACCGCGAAGGCACTGGCGTAGATATCTACAAGAAGGCTACGGGCTATGTCGTCGGTTACAACCAAACGGATGAATGGCTGGAATACACTGTGGATGTGGCTGCTGAAGGCGACTACACGATGTTTGCGGCTGTGGCTTCTGCCAATGCAACCTCCAGCTTCAAGCTTTCCATCGATGGCGACGACATTACGGAATCGGTTGCCATTCCGAAGAATGATGGCGAAGAAAACTATGACGACTATAGCAAGGTGAAGGCGAATGTGAAGCTCCCGGCTGGCAAGCATATCCTCCGCTTTACCGTGACTGGCGACTGGATGGACATCGACTACATTCAGTTTGCATCTGGTAAGGATGCCAAGGACCCGGATGAAGGTGGTGAAGTGGCTATCCGTCAGAAGATTCGCATGAATGCGATTGCCGCTGCAACTTACGACGTGTTTGACTTGACCGGTAAGAAGGTCTCTAGCTTCACGGCCCATAGCATGGACGAAGCGAAGAACATGCTGCGTGGTGGCGCCCAGGCTAATATGCAGGGCGTGTGCATCATCCGCAACCGTGGTACCGGCATGATGGCTAAGGTCCGCACGACCCGCTAG
- a CDS encoding PorV/PorQ family protein → MRKSLLSAILLAPAMALATGSAIITLQMPVGARQLGMGEVGAALADDATAMYYNPAGLAFGPLADEWRSSYSADAKKAPFFTHMASRSKNGFFDKSELWAGTSKGILKFDGEQWVNYYSVTLQGNAKIRDAVRTYVGTERGLDEYTRVVKAFNDVKNADDESHVVEVKMPWDLVVKDTITAILYENLTEKLWVGTPKGLYRFDGKGWKSFEKELGERRVTALTKQGASLWIGTDNGLFVYRNGAFEQKGKVLPSQKINALVWSENRKELYVAVDGAGVARLTPKKSANDKDRWSLFNEEDGIMDLNPTALAVDSSGHVWATHKGGLSHFTLRKWEQVQFANNNVNDVSVDRKGAIWIATDLGVWRHMPDYATASGRKAELERGSKEDPTITKRDDEWTHYHQGNGLSTNKVWAVLPEGNDVWFSTANGMEQYKDADYQLTAFYEKLLPVLNIPDLYHLYGGMTIPLNDWGTLGVHVNFVSFGSTVASGDLDADDLVAYNSSEIVGGVSYGTRFPNDWGLGLSIKFFYSDLSSGAAAGEEEATTFGYAFDIGVLKKNLFVPKLNFALVLANIGPSVYYVDKTIEDPIPLTWRLGLSYEILSMADYKWTVAFDYNREVVIDDDKGNPEPFYIACWKDLFDPDDDTNSFLQGVFNFGTEFIYSNTIALRLGYLYDRMGKRNEVDFGVGVMISDVLQFDWATIKNVGRADGVRDGQMRFGMLFKF, encoded by the coding sequence TTGCGTAAGTCATTATTATCAGCTATTCTTTTGGCTCCTGCCATGGCACTCGCCACAGGCTCGGCCATCATCACCCTCCAGATGCCGGTCGGCGCACGCCAGCTCGGTATGGGCGAAGTAGGCGCCGCACTCGCCGATGACGCAACCGCCATGTACTACAACCCGGCAGGCCTCGCATTCGGGCCGCTTGCCGACGAATGGCGCAGTTCCTACAGCGCAGACGCTAAAAAGGCTCCGTTCTTCACGCACATGGCATCGCGCTCCAAGAACGGGTTCTTCGACAAGAGCGAACTCTGGGCAGGTACCTCAAAAGGCATTCTCAAGTTCGACGGTGAACAGTGGGTCAACTACTATTCCGTCACGTTGCAAGGTAACGCAAAGATTAGAGACGCCGTACGCACCTACGTCGGCACAGAACGCGGCCTCGACGAATACACCCGTGTCGTGAAGGCATTTAACGACGTGAAAAACGCCGACGACGAATCGCACGTGGTCGAAGTCAAGATGCCCTGGGACCTCGTCGTCAAGGACACCATCACCGCCATTCTCTACGAAAACCTCACTGAAAAGCTCTGGGTCGGTACACCCAAGGGCCTTTACCGCTTTGACGGCAAGGGCTGGAAGTCCTTCGAAAAGGAACTCGGTGAACGCCGCGTGACCGCACTTACCAAGCAGGGCGCATCCCTTTGGATCGGTACGGACAACGGCCTCTTCGTCTACCGCAACGGCGCCTTTGAACAGAAGGGCAAGGTTCTCCCGAGTCAAAAGATTAACGCTCTCGTCTGGTCCGAAAACCGCAAGGAACTTTACGTGGCCGTCGACGGTGCAGGTGTCGCACGACTCACCCCGAAAAAGAGCGCGAACGACAAAGACCGCTGGAGCTTGTTCAACGAAGAAGACGGCATCATGGACTTGAACCCGACCGCACTCGCTGTCGACAGCTCGGGCCACGTCTGGGCCACGCACAAGGGCGGCCTCTCGCACTTCACGCTCCGCAAGTGGGAACAGGTGCAGTTCGCCAACAACAACGTGAACGACGTTTCCGTGGACCGCAAGGGTGCCATCTGGATTGCAACTGACCTCGGTGTCTGGCGCCACATGCCGGACTACGCCACCGCCAGCGGACGTAAGGCAGAACTCGAACGCGGCTCCAAGGAAGACCCGACCATCACCAAGCGCGATGACGAATGGACGCACTACCACCAGGGCAACGGCCTTTCGACCAACAAGGTCTGGGCTGTGCTCCCGGAAGGTAACGACGTGTGGTTCAGCACCGCAAACGGCATGGAACAGTACAAGGATGCCGACTACCAGCTCACCGCCTTCTACGAAAAGCTTTTGCCGGTCTTGAACATTCCGGACCTTTACCACCTCTATGGCGGTATGACCATTCCGCTGAATGACTGGGGAACGCTCGGTGTGCATGTGAACTTCGTCTCGTTCGGTTCGACCGTTGCTTCTGGCGACCTCGACGCCGATGACCTCGTGGCATACAACAGCTCCGAAATCGTCGGTGGCGTGAGCTACGGTACAAGATTCCCGAACGACTGGGGCCTCGGCCTCTCCATCAAGTTCTTCTACTCCGACCTGAGTTCCGGCGCTGCCGCAGGCGAAGAAGAAGCCACCACGTTCGGTTACGCATTCGACATCGGCGTGTTGAAGAAAAACCTCTTCGTTCCGAAGCTCAACTTTGCCTTGGTTCTCGCCAACATCGGTCCGAGCGTCTACTACGTGGACAAGACCATTGAAGACCCGATTCCCTTGACTTGGCGCCTTGGACTTTCTTACGAAATTCTCAGCATGGCCGATTACAAGTGGACGGTCGCATTCGACTACAACCGCGAAGTCGTCATTGACGATGACAAGGGCAACCCGGAACCGTTCTACATCGCTTGCTGGAAAGACCTCTTTGACCCAGACGATGATACGAACTCCTTCTTACAGGGCGTGTTCAACTTCGGTACGGAATTCATTTATTCCAACACAATCGCACTTCGCTTAGGTTATCTGTACGACCGCATGGGTAAGCGCAACGAAGTGGACTTCGGTGTCGGCGTGATGATTTCTGACGTGCTGCAGTTCGACTGGGCTACGATCAAGAACGTGGGCCGTGCAGACGGCGTACGCGATGGTCAGATGCGCTTCGGCATGCTGTTCAAGTTCTAA
- a CDS encoding FISUMP domain-containing protein: MKLNVLYALTLFVMFGCSDDAPTENIISVNSSAFVGENKKDLPVCSAQNSGQVAYVVESGELLYCVDNEWESSIQNGGARDTVYIVDSLSVVKKVFDSVYVENARYVKNSCMAEADTSNYHVTKVTCGESTFYVENRLAHLISTKYGEELVDSRDGKKYRTVVIGKQTWMAENLQYEMWGSSCVSDSADYCEKYGRVYEYGASKQACPEGWHLPDRSEIKELIAFVDSHNGAYSATQDLVARDVWRKGDKAYDVFGFSILPAGYRDPQGRAYPGQETGFWIATDVEGSYYNSCWLKEFGSIYTANDRYTLLEKQNNCDTKNQLSVRCLKNEK, from the coding sequence ATGAAGCTAAATGTTTTATATGCGTTAACATTGTTTGTAATGTTTGGATGTAGTGATGATGCTCCTACGGAAAATATTATTTCTGTGAATTCGTCAGCTTTTGTTGGTGAAAATAAAAAAGATCTCCCTGTTTGCTCTGCGCAAAATTCAGGCCAAGTTGCCTATGTCGTCGAATCTGGAGAACTTCTTTATTGCGTTGACAATGAGTGGGAATCTTCTATTCAGAATGGCGGTGCTAGAGATACCGTTTATATTGTCGATTCGTTAAGCGTTGTCAAAAAAGTCTTTGATTCCGTTTATGTCGAGAACGCTAGATATGTGAAGAATTCGTGCATGGCGGAAGCGGATACTTCGAATTATCATGTTACAAAAGTTACGTGTGGAGAATCTACGTTCTATGTAGAAAATCGTCTTGCTCATTTAATATCTACTAAATATGGGGAAGAACTGGTTGATTCTCGTGATGGTAAAAAGTATAGAACGGTTGTTATTGGTAAGCAAACTTGGATGGCTGAAAATCTCCAATACGAAATGTGGGGAAGCTCCTGCGTGTCAGATTCTGCAGATTATTGCGAAAAATATGGTCGCGTGTACGAGTATGGTGCTTCGAAACAAGCTTGCCCTGAGGGGTGGCATTTGCCGGATAGGTCTGAAATTAAAGAATTAATTGCTTTTGTTGATTCCCATAATGGAGCCTATTCGGCGACACAGGATTTAGTTGCGCGTGATGTGTGGCGAAAAGGGGATAAGGCGTATGATGTCTTTGGGTTCTCGATCTTGCCGGCTGGGTATAGAGATCCCCAAGGACGCGCTTATCCTGGACAGGAAACTGGCTTCTGGATTGCAACTGATGTGGAGGGGTCTTACTACAATTCATGTTGGCTAAAGGAATTTGGTTCTATTTATACAGCTAACGATAGATACACCCTTCTTGAAAAACAAAACAATTGTGACACAAAAAATCAGCTATCCGTTCGTTGCTTGAAAAATGAAAAGTAG
- a CDS encoding FISUMP domain-containing protein: MRILFSLFLGFVAFWVGACSDESTTTVYVESPGFAELAQGETLPECSLKNEGELYFVADSSALFCCAKEKWRKVNQGRQNVDTIYVADTVVSKVTKSDTAYLGSTDTLDVGCSIALDTIDFHLIWVTCGDSVFSVIDERASRFRTQWGDPLTDARDGNTYKTVVINNQVWMAEDLKFGTDSTRDYTWLSAMGNPEGCDGTKFCDLGEKPQGACPVGWHIPTFDEWIAMSEYVNEHNGTEAVSRDLRGVDDELYSYLGMTSPGYDLFGLSVHARTLTSTQKGDSLFYVVDPTYVSATDELRINLNRRVVDTEEKPSYRVRCLKND; the protein is encoded by the coding sequence ATGAGAATACTATTTTCCCTATTTTTAGGATTTGTTGCTTTTTGGGTGGGGGCTTGTAGTGACGAATCGACCACTACGGTCTATGTAGAATCTCCTGGTTTTGCTGAACTTGCTCAAGGTGAAACTTTGCCTGAGTGTTCTTTAAAAAATGAAGGCGAACTGTATTTTGTTGCTGATTCCAGTGCGTTGTTTTGCTGTGCGAAAGAAAAATGGCGCAAGGTGAATCAGGGACGCCAAAACGTTGATACCATTTATGTCGCTGATACAGTTGTGTCGAAAGTGACAAAATCCGATACTGCCTATTTGGGCTCTACGGATACCCTAGATGTCGGTTGCTCAATAGCGTTGGATACGATTGATTTTCATTTGATCTGGGTGACGTGCGGGGATTCGGTCTTTTCTGTAATAGATGAACGTGCAAGCCGGTTTAGAACGCAATGGGGCGACCCTTTAACGGATGCAAGAGACGGGAATACGTATAAAACCGTTGTTATTAACAATCAAGTTTGGATGGCTGAAGACCTGAAATTTGGAACAGATTCCACCCGAGATTATACTTGGCTATCGGCTATGGGGAATCCGGAAGGTTGCGATGGAACCAAGTTTTGTGATTTAGGGGAAAAGCCGCAGGGGGCATGTCCTGTTGGTTGGCATATTCCGACTTTTGATGAATGGATTGCTATGTCGGAGTATGTGAATGAACATAATGGTACGGAGGCGGTATCAAGGGATTTGAGAGGTGTTGATGATGAACTGTATAGTTATTTAGGAATGACTTCTCCGGGGTATGATTTGTTTGGTCTTAGTGTGCATGCTCGAACTTTGACATCTACGCAGAAAGGTGATTCTTTATTCTATGTTGTGGACCCGACGTATGTATCAGCGACAGATGAACTTAGGATAAACTTGAATAGAAGGGTGGTTGACACTGAAGAAAAACCCTCATACAGAGTTCGTTGCTTAAAGAACGATTAG
- a CDS encoding FKBP-type peptidyl-prolyl cis-trans isomerase — MSKLKFFLVLLACSAAWAVPFKVETLKEGSGEAIRAGQLIQVHYKGYLAVDSAVVDSAAKDTTVEAPYFANSYYSGSPLEFTVGVGQVIEGWDKGLVGMKIGEVRKLSVPSVMAYGDNSLEGIPPNSDLMFVVELVHADKPLEADKFPADVDKLKWRDMGRGLKVYDEKTGSGKLNAAGNIIKVHYTGWLLSGRKFGSSKDLGKPLETIMGAGKMIKGWETGLEGMREGGVRWLRVSPAMGYGATAFSMIPPNSTLIFRVEMVSSDVDPELAKHMDFFPDTTLLKYENGPEGLRYAVVKQGEGEPARSGHRAIVHYTGWMVNGYKFDSSRDRGQPFAFELGAGNVIRGWELGVQGMLPGEKRILVVPPGLGYGSRGAGPIPGGATLIFAVEYLGED; from the coding sequence ATGTCAAAATTAAAGTTTTTTCTTGTGTTGCTTGCTTGTAGTGCTGCTTGGGCTGTTCCGTTTAAGGTTGAAACGCTCAAGGAAGGGAGTGGAGAGGCTATTCGTGCCGGTCAGCTGATTCAAGTCCATTATAAAGGTTACCTTGCGGTCGATAGTGCTGTTGTAGACAGCGCCGCTAAGGATACGACGGTTGAAGCTCCTTATTTTGCAAACTCTTACTATAGCGGTTCGCCTCTAGAATTTACTGTTGGCGTGGGCCAGGTGATTGAAGGCTGGGATAAGGGCCTTGTGGGCATGAAGATTGGCGAAGTCCGCAAGCTCTCGGTGCCGTCCGTGATGGCTTATGGCGACAACTCTCTCGAAGGCATTCCGCCTAATAGCGACTTGATGTTCGTTGTTGAACTTGTTCATGCAGACAAACCGCTTGAAGCTGATAAATTCCCTGCTGATGTAGATAAACTAAAGTGGCGCGACATGGGCCGTGGCCTCAAGGTCTATGACGAAAAGACGGGCAGTGGCAAGCTGAACGCTGCAGGTAACATCATCAAGGTGCATTATACGGGCTGGCTCCTCTCTGGACGCAAGTTCGGTAGCTCCAAGGATTTGGGCAAGCCGCTCGAAACGATTATGGGTGCAGGCAAGATGATCAAGGGCTGGGAAACGGGCCTTGAAGGTATGCGCGAAGGCGGTGTCCGCTGGTTGCGCGTGTCTCCGGCAATGGGCTATGGGGCTACGGCATTCTCGATGATTCCGCCGAACTCCACGCTTATTTTCCGTGTCGAGATGGTTTCCTCCGATGTGGATCCGGAACTTGCAAAGCACATGGACTTCTTCCCGGATACGACTCTCCTCAAGTATGAAAACGGCCCGGAAGGACTCCGCTATGCAGTTGTGAAGCAGGGCGAAGGCGAACCGGCTCGTTCTGGACACCGCGCGATTGTGCATTACACGGGCTGGATGGTGAACGGCTACAAGTTCGACAGCTCCCGCGATCGTGGACAGCCGTTTGCATTTGAACTCGGTGCGGGTAACGTGATCCGCGGCTGGGAACTCGGCGTGCAGGGGATGCTCCCGGGCGAAAAGAGAATTCTCGTGGTGCCGCCTGGCCTTGGCTACGGTAGCCGCGGCGCAGGCCCGATTCCGGGTGGTGCAACGCTCATCTTCGCTGTGGAATACCTCGGGGAAGACTAG
- a CDS encoding DUF4423 domain-containing protein yields MVTFSDIADYRDFLKEFYDRRKVEMPFYSYRMMGDKLGLDSSYLYRVLQKKQHLPAHALPAAKEILALSGREAEYFDLLYSAAVSKDKTKREELMAKALSLRDVERHSLQAAELKLLENWWIPAVRAYLELNGGVVNVKQIAKDICPPITEEQALEAIETLKSVGLVKKLASGKLALTEAHLTVGGPEKAKAVRNFQRQVLSLASDALENVPVNERNISTLTLSVDQSCFEDLGDMLREFRRLVQKRVDGAKNPDRVMQLSMAFYPVARKGGASENTIIVGEGAGVKK; encoded by the coding sequence ATGGTTACTTTTTCTGACATAGCGGATTACCGCGACTTCTTGAAGGAATTCTACGACAGGCGCAAGGTCGAGATGCCCTTCTACAGCTACCGCATGATGGGTGATAAGCTCGGGCTAGACTCCAGCTATCTCTATCGCGTATTGCAAAAGAAGCAGCACTTGCCTGCTCATGCATTACCTGCGGCAAAGGAAATCCTTGCGCTGAGTGGTCGCGAGGCCGAATACTTCGACCTCCTTTATTCTGCTGCTGTCAGCAAGGATAAGACTAAGCGCGAAGAACTCATGGCGAAGGCACTCTCGCTGCGCGACGTGGAACGCCATTCTTTGCAGGCTGCTGAACTTAAACTCCTCGAAAACTGGTGGATTCCTGCGGTACGCGCCTACCTGGAATTGAACGGTGGCGTTGTAAACGTCAAGCAGATTGCCAAAGACATCTGCCCGCCGATCACTGAGGAACAGGCTCTCGAAGCCATTGAAACTTTGAAGAGCGTCGGTCTCGTGAAGAAGCTTGCATCGGGCAAACTCGCGCTCACCGAAGCCCATTTGACAGTAGGGGGCCCTGAAAAGGCCAAGGCCGTGCGCAATTTCCAGCGCCAGGTGCTGAGCCTTGCGAGCGATGCGCTCGAAAACGTCCCCGTTAATGAACGTAACATTTCTACACTGACCCTTTCTGTGGACCAGTCCTGCTTCGAGGATTTGGGCGACATGTTGAGGGAATTCCGCCGTCTGGTCCAGAAAAGAGTGGACGGAGCCAAGAATCCTGATCGTGTTATGCAGCTTTCTATGGCATTTTACCCGGTTGCCCGCAAAGGAGGGGCGTCGGAAAATACTATAATAGTAGGGGAAGGTGCAGGAGTAAAAAAATGA